From one Lolium rigidum isolate FL_2022 chromosome 4, APGP_CSIRO_Lrig_0.1, whole genome shotgun sequence genomic stretch:
- the LOC124647933 gene encoding dirigent protein 1-like, with protein sequence MATVFFASAVDGVGTQNAPKHLHFYMHDGYTGPKPTSVLVVNGTGQPLKGSGGGARFGDTVVMDDRLTEGPTLASRVVGRAQGFTVTASQGDPAMILAMNVLLTDGLYNGSSLTVMGRNDIAMPERELTVVGGTGAFRMATGYVLWKTASWRGRNAVLELDAYVYVSPAAARA encoded by the coding sequence ATGGCCACAGTCTTTTTCGCCTCTGCCGTCGACGGCGTCGGCACGCAGAATGCCCCCAAACATCTCCACTTCTACATGCACGACGGCTACACTGGCCCCAAACCCACCTCCGTTCTAGTCGTAAACGGGACTGGCCAGCCGCTGAAGGGCTCCGGCGGAGGCGCCCGCTTCGGCGACACAGTGGTCATGGACGACCGCCTTACCGAGGGCCCTACGCTGGCGTCGAGAGTCGTCGGGCGCGCCCAGGGATTCACCGTAACGGCGTCCCAGGGCGATCCCGCAATGATCCTCGCCATGAACGTGCTGCTCACCGACGGGCTTTACAACGGGAGCTCGCTGACCGTGATGGGCCGCAACGACATCGCGATGCCGGAGAGGGAGCTGACGGTGGTCGGCGGGACCGGGGCTTTCAGGATGGCCACCGGGTACGTACTCTGGAAAACCGCGAGCTGGCGCGGGAGGAACGCCGTCCTCGAGCTGGATGCCTACGTCTACGTCAGTCCCGCCGCCGCCCGTGCATGA